Below is a window of Mycolicibacterium gilvum DNA.
CCTGGCGCGAGTGCTCGACGGACTGGAACCCGTGATCAACCGCACAGCCAGGTAGTGATCGTTCACAGGGTGGGTACAGAAACGGACGTCAGGCCGAAAGGAAAACGACGTCCATGACCATGATCACCGCCTACCGAGGACCACTGCGCAGCACCGATCTGCACGTCGACGACTCCGGCGGGGACGCTCGGCCCGTCGTTCTGATCCACGGTTGGCCGTTGCACAGCGATTCCTGGGCTCACCAGGTCGACGCGCTGCGAGATGCCGGATACCGGGTGATCACCTACGACCGACGCGGATTCGGTCGCAGCGACAAGCCGTTGATCGGTTACACCTACGAGAGCCTGTCCGATGACCTGTCCGCGGTTCTCGAAGAACTGGACCTCACCGACGTGACCCTGGTGGGGTTCTCGATGGGCGGGGGCGAAGTGGCCGCGTACTGCGCGCGCAAGGGCGTCGAACGGATCCGCAGCGTCGTGTTCGCCTCGTCGGTCACGCCGTTCATGTCGGCGCGCAAGGACAACCCCGAAGGGCCGCTGGGCAAGCTCGAAGCGGCCAGGATGGCGGCGTCGCTCACCACCGACCAGGACGCGTTCTTCGAGCAGTTCATGACCGATGTGTTCTCGGCCGATGGTGAGCTGCAGGTGACCGAGCAGGAGCGTCAGGAGGCGCTTTCGATGTGCGGTGACGCAGACAAGCCCGCAACGCTGGCATGCATGGCCGCGTTCGGCGGCACCGATTTCCGCGAGGACCTGCCGAAGGTCACCGTTCCCAGCCTGGTCATCCACGGTGACAGCGACGCCACCGTGCCGTTCGAAGGGTCGGGCAAGCGGACCTACGAACTGCTCCCGGACGGACGGCTGCACGTCATCGCCGGTGGTCCGCACGGCATCCCGATGAGTCACGCCGACGAATTCAACGCGGTGCTTCTGGAATTTCTCGAGCAGGATTTCGCCCGACGGTCGCGGGCCGCTGACGCCGCAAGAGAATTTCGCGGGAAACCGCGGCTGCTTTGCTGCAGCTGAGTTAATTTGTCCCTGACACGGGTCGGCACCGCTGCCGAACGGGACGTCGGGGGTCAGAGTGGACAGAGCGTCGTTCAACCTGCGCAGCGCGGCAGTCGAATTGGCACCCGGTAGGGCACCGCAACGACGACACCACCGCGATGTCTCCACTTTGCTGACGGCGTGGGCGCTGACCTCGGTCTCGCCATCGCGTTGCTGAGCGGCGCATCCGTAGCCGCTGCCGATACCGGCGCCGCGGGTGCGGATCAGTCGCCGGCGCCAGTACGTCCGACACGCGCACCTCCGGTAAGCCGTCCGAGAAGTCGTCGTCGAGGCCGACGTCTGTCGGCGGGGACGCCGACGCGTCCGATCCGGGTCGGAGGACAACGAATCCAGCGTGCCCGTTGACGACGCGGCACCGGAGGAGCAGGCCGGCGAGACCGACGGAGCGACCGAACCGATCACGGTCGTCGAGGACAGGTCCAGCACACCCGCCGAGGCTCCCGAAGCCCCCGAGGTCGTCGAGGAACCCGACGCTCCGACCCCATCGGTCGAAACAGGCGAAGCGACGCCGCGCGCAGGGCCGGCCGCGACCGATCGGGAGTCGGCGGCCACCGCCACGGCGTCCGAACCCACCGAATCGTGGTGGGACACGCTCGTCCGCGACGTCAGGTACACCTTCTTCAACAAGGCGCCGACCTTGTCGCCCACCGACAACATCGAGGTGGCCCCCGGCGTCTTCACCGGAAAACTCAACGGCCAGAGCAACAACGGGCTCACGCTGAACTATCTCATCAAGCAGGCGCCGACCATGGGCACGCTGACCATCGACCCGGAGGCCGGCACCTACACGTACACGTTCGATCCTTCGGAGTTCGACAAGGACACCAGGGATTCGTTCGTTGATCGTCGCCGACAACGGTGCCGAG
It encodes the following:
- a CDS encoding alpha/beta fold hydrolase, translating into MTMITAYRGPLRSTDLHVDDSGGDARPVVLIHGWPLHSDSWAHQVDALRDAGYRVITYDRRGFGRSDKPLIGYTYESLSDDLSAVLEELDLTDVTLVGFSMGGGEVAAYCARKGVERIRSVVFASSVTPFMSARKDNPEGPLGKLEAARMAASLTTDQDAFFEQFMTDVFSADGELQVTEQERQEALSMCGDADKPATLACMAAFGGTDFREDLPKVTVPSLVIHGDSDATVPFEGSGKRTYELLPDGRLHVIAGGPHGIPMSHADEFNAVLLEFLEQDFARRSRAADAAREFRGKPRLLCCS